A segment of the Atribacterota bacterium genome:
TAGTTTTATTGGTTTTACTAACTATTGTACTGTCAAGCTGCCAGAGTGTTGTTCCTTCCCCTGGAGCAACCGATAATGAGCTTATGATAAGGGGCAAGATAAAAATGCCTTTTACCTGCTGTACTATTGAAGAGCCAATCTTTGAAGATGAAACAGGCCATTATACTGACAGCTGGTCTGTAATACCTGAAGCCGTTGTCGAGCTGAAAGACCTTGATGATTGTAATAATGTTTTGTCTACTACTTTTGCAGATGAAGACGGCTATTATGAATTTGATGATGTTGAACTGGGTATTTATATTGTAACTGCCTACTGCCCTGTTCCGGGACAAAAAAACTATGTATTTAAAGATGTAGTTGTAAAGGAAGACGGCCAGTTTAATTATGCCGGTATCCCGGATTGTGATTCCACATCATTAGCCCTAATACTTGAATATTTAAATGATTGCTTTAAGAATACTACCTGCTTTAAAATGAATTCTGATATCCATCGTTTGGTAAAGAGTATATCTGCAGATATAAGTGACATGAGTGTCCTGGATATTATAGAGGAAGCCGAGCTGGGAACTCTACATGAAGATTTTGGTAATTTTATAGACGCCGATGATGAAGATTTGGTAGACCTGGTCTGTAATCAATTAATGGGATGCTGCATAGGCCCCGGATTTACTCCACAACCAGGACCTCCACCAGCTGTTGTTACTTACAGCTTAACCTTAGGAGTAAATCCTGAGGGTGCAGGAACAGCATCTGGTGCTGGAGACTATAATGCCAATAGTACAGCTAACATCTCAGCATCTGCTAATGAAGGTTGGCAGTTTGTTAACTGGACAGGTGATGCTACCGGAACAAACCCTGGTACTTCAGTTTTAATGAATGGAAATAAATCAGCTACTGCTAACTTTGAGGCAATCCCGACTTACACTGTGACCTTTGTCGCAGGTGATAATGGAAGCATTACCGGAACAGCTGAATTTCCTGGCATCCTAAGCGGAACAGCCTGGGGTGATGCAGTAACAGTACCGACCCCTGTCCCGGATTCCGGTTATGAGTTTGACAACTGGACACCGACATTCCCGGAAACTGTAACCGCAGATGCAACCTTTACTGCCAACTTTAAAGAAGCCGGTGATATAACGATCAACTATGTAGCAAACACAGGCGGCAGCGTTAATCCTGCTAGCGAGACCTTAGCTCCGG
Coding sequences within it:
- a CDS encoding InlB B-repeat-containing protein codes for the protein MMKNLRVFFPIVLLVLLTIVLSSCQSVVPSPGATDNELMIRGKIKMPFTCCTIEEPIFEDETGHYTDSWSVIPEAVVELKDLDDCNNVLSTTFADEDGYYEFDDVELGIYIVTAYCPVPGQKNYVFKDVVVKEDGQFNYAGIPDCDSTSLALILEYLNDCFKNTTCFKMNSDIHRLVKSISADISDMSVLDIIEEAELGTLHEDFGNFIDADDEDLVDLVCNQLMGCCIGPGFTPQPGPPPAVVTYSLTLGVNPEGAGTASGAGDYNANSTANISASANEGWQFVNWTGDATGTNPGTSVLMNGNKSATANFEAIPTYTVTFVAGDNGSITGTAEFPGILSGTAWGDAVTVPTPVPDSGYEFDNWTPTFPETVTADATFTANFKEAGDITINYVANTGGSVNPASETLAPATGVASGSTATADTGYVFVNWTDASDTVVGTDPLFVPAKVGGLNVAATYYANFVGECEGNTPPKNVSLDNLTAIAGQAY